A section of the Streptomyces sp. NBC_00178 genome encodes:
- a CDS encoding TerD family protein, protein MAVSLSKGGNVSLTKEAPGLTAVTVGLGWDVRTTTGTDFDLDASAIAVNNAGKVYSDGHFVFFNNKATPDQTIVHTGDNITGQGEGDDEQINVNLAGLPADIDKIVFPVSIYDAEARSQNFGQVRNAFIRIINQAGGTEIARYDLSEDAATETAMVFGELYRNGAEWKFRAVGQGYASGLRGIAQDFGVNL, encoded by the coding sequence ATGGCTGTAAGCCTGTCCAAGGGCGGCAACGTCTCGCTCACCAAGGAGGCCCCGGGCCTGACCGCCGTCACGGTCGGCCTCGGCTGGGACGTCCGCACCACCACCGGCACCGACTTCGACCTCGACGCCTCGGCGATCGCGGTCAACAACGCCGGCAAGGTCTACTCCGACGGCCACTTCGTCTTCTTCAACAACAAGGCGACGCCGGACCAGACCATCGTCCACACCGGTGACAACATCACGGGCCAGGGCGAGGGCGACGACGAGCAGATCAACGTCAACCTCGCGGGCCTCCCGGCGGACATCGACAAGATCGTGTTCCCCGTCTCCATCTACGACGCCGAGGCCCGCAGCCAGAACTTCGGCCAGGTGCGGAACGCCTTCATCCGCATCATCAACCAGGCCGGCGGCACCGAGATCGCCCGCTACGACCTGAGCGAGGACGCCGCCACGGAGACCGCCATGGTCTTCGGCGAGCTCTACCGCAACGGCGCCGAGTGGAAGTTCCGCGCGGTCGGCCAGGGCTACGCCTCGGGCCTGCGCGGCATCGCCCAGGACTTCGGCGTCAACCTCTGA
- the arfB gene encoding alternative ribosome rescue aminoacyl-tRNA hydrolase ArfB — protein sequence MGVMSGPYVIRGSVSLPEAELMWRFSRSSGPGGQHVNTSDSQVELRFDLAATESLPEVWKARALERLAGRLVGGVVSVRASEHRSQWRNRETAAVRMAALLAEATAPPPKPRLKKKIPRGINERRLREKKQRGDTKRGRSGRDW from the coding sequence ATGGGTGTCATGTCCGGGCCCTATGTCATCCGCGGTTCGGTCTCCCTCCCGGAGGCCGAGCTCATGTGGCGTTTCTCGCGGTCCTCCGGGCCCGGCGGGCAGCACGTCAACACCAGTGACTCCCAGGTGGAGCTCCGGTTCGACCTCGCCGCGACCGAGTCGCTGCCCGAGGTCTGGAAGGCGCGCGCGCTCGAACGTCTCGCGGGCAGGCTGGTGGGCGGGGTGGTGTCCGTACGGGCCTCGGAGCACCGCTCGCAGTGGCGCAACCGGGAGACGGCCGCCGTGCGGATGGCGGCTCTGCTGGCGGAGGCCACCGCGCCGCCGCCCAAGCCGCGCCTCAAGAAGAAGATCCCGCGCGGGATCAACGAGCGGCGCCTGCGGGAGAAGAAGCAGCGCGGCGACACGAAGCGCGGACGCTCGGGCCGCGACTGGTAG
- a CDS encoding flavin reductase family protein has product MSNDEFRAALSRLAAGVVLVTAQEPPLDEHGRGEDVGMTATSFVSVSLDPPLVMVSLRNDSRMDDLLAEQPLWSVSVLAESQRQIAGRFAMKGRISDRLLFADLPFIRGGITGAPLVSGALATLECRTEQSVVAGDHTLVIGRVLTASLPNADAEPLAYFKGRYRKLG; this is encoded by the coding sequence GTGAGCAACGACGAATTCCGCGCCGCCCTCTCCCGCCTGGCCGCCGGGGTGGTGCTCGTCACCGCCCAGGAACCGCCGCTCGACGAGCACGGCCGCGGCGAGGACGTCGGCATGACGGCGACCTCGTTCGTCTCGGTCTCCCTGGACCCGCCGCTGGTGATGGTGAGCCTGCGCAACGACTCGCGGATGGACGACCTGCTGGCCGAGCAGCCCCTGTGGTCGGTGTCGGTACTGGCGGAGAGCCAGCGGCAGATCGCGGGCCGGTTCGCCATGAAGGGCAGGATCAGCGACCGGCTGCTGTTCGCGGACCTGCCCTTCATACGGGGCGGGATCACGGGCGCGCCCCTGGTCTCCGGAGCGCTCGCCACCCTGGAGTGCCGCACCGAGCAGAGCGTGGTCGCCGGCGACCACACGCTGGTGATCGGCCGGGTGCTCACGGCGTCCCTGCCGAACGCGGACGCCGAGCCCCTCGCCTACTTCAAGGGCCGTTACCGCAAGCTGGGCTGA